In Candidatus Bathyarchaeia archaeon, the following are encoded in one genomic region:
- a CDS encoding GYD domain-containing protein — protein sequence MPYYILLSNLTDEGWKTVRAKPERIKEVNRELEAFGVRVVSQYAVLGPYDFVNVVEAPDNETVARVSLELGSRGTVKIVSMAAVPIDGFIASLKKR from the coding sequence ATGCCGTATTATATTTTGTTGTCGAATTTGACGGATGAGGGTTGGAAGACTGTTAGGGCGAAGCCGGAGAGGATTAAGGAGGTTAATAGGGAGCTTGAGGCGTTTGGTGTTCGTGTGGTTAGTCAGTATGCGGTTTTGGGTCCGTATGATTTTGTGAATGTTGTGGAGGCGCCTGATAATGAGACGGTTGCTAGGGTTTCGCTTGAGTTGGGTTCGCGTGGGACTGTTAAGATTGTGAGTATGGCTGCTGTTCCTATTGATGGGTTTATTGCTTCTTTGAAAAAGCGTTAA
- a CDS encoding ribbon-helix-helix domain-containing protein gives MKTLRVSDDAHQKLTALLGELTAQTMRMQTYTDAIESLLSQSVILPAELLGEVEGFIDENRGLGFTTREEFIRDAVRWRLRFLKGECEYFEVSRGEFERLQQAIRDLDLPFLSVNDFLEQQIRGLLERHGEWLRQKEAFEKRGRRRG, from the coding sequence GTGAAGACTTTGCGTGTTTCGGATGATGCGCATCAGAAGCTTACGGCTTTGTTGGGTGAGTTGACTGCGCAGACTATGCGTATGCAGACTTATACGGATGCGATTGAGAGTTTGTTGTCGCAGTCTGTGATTTTGCCGGCTGAGTTGCTTGGTGAGGTTGAGGGGTTTATTGATGAGAATAGGGGTTTGGGTTTTACTACGCGTGAGGAGTTTATTCGTGATGCTGTGCGTTGGCGGTTGCGGTTTTTGAAGGGTGAGTGTGAGTATTTTGAGGTTTCGAGGGGTGAGTTTGAGCGGTTGCAGCAGGCGATTAGGGATTTGGATTTGCCTTTTTTGAGTGTGAATGATTTTTTGGAGCAGCAGATTAGGGGTTTGTTGGAGAGGCATGGGGAGTGGTTGAGGCAGAAGGAGGCTTTTGAGAAGAGGGGTCGGCGGAGAGGGTAA
- a CDS encoding MscL family protein: protein MVVLVKDDEILEELRQIRKLLEPKPAPAAPPPKKGMWNEFIDFISKYKVLGLAVAFIMGVYVGQVIQSLVKDLLMPLIGLAIPGLGNLSTFKIAVPPTALNAEGNPIDPTWTGQLFGIGNFIVAIITFVIVAFVIFLIVKVTKKWGIE from the coding sequence GTGGTTGTTTTGGTTAAGGATGATGAGATTTTGGAAGAGTTGCGGCAGATCAGGAAATTGTTGGAGCCTAAGCCTGCGCCGGCTGCGCCGCCGCCAAAGAAGGGTATGTGGAATGAGTTTATAGATTTTATTTCGAAGTATAAGGTGTTGGGTCTTGCTGTGGCTTTTATTATGGGTGTCTATGTCGGTCAGGTTATTCAATCACTTGTTAAGGACTTGCTGATGCCGCTTATAGGCTTGGCGATACCTGGTCTTGGGAATCTGTCCACTTTTAAAATTGCGGTTCCGCCGACAGCTTTGAATGCTGAAGGAAATCCGATTGATCCAACTTGGACGGGGCAGCTGTTTGGAATTGGGAACTTCATTGTGGCGATAATAACTTTCGTTATTGTGGCTTTCGTTATCTTTTTGATTGTGAAGGTTACTAAGAAGTGGGGTATAGAGTAA
- a CDS encoding site-specific integrase, with protein sequence MSISIYRWFMAKGTYAYLLKDADVKRWYENVARGSRVTADVYLRRLGWVCKHLNLKPKELVEKREKELGMLLADLVSYLEREGKAGSYIKSCLKAVKSWLSFNMVEVKVKIKIKDADDTPTLREERVPTQQELRKIFLSGDLRARSACVLLAHSGLRIETLGNYDGTDGLRIRDLPEMRVENSEVTFEKVPTMVVVRKELSKAGHQYFSFLGEEGCEYLKDYLESRLKEGEKLTPDSPVLTPKVAPKPFIRSTNIGDMIRATIRKAGFKWRPYVLRAYFDTQLMLAESKGLVLRDYRQFWMGHKGDIENRYTTNKCKLPENVIEDMREAYKRSQEYLHTTKIGKTNEEELRQAFRKQLLLVAGFTQSEIDKMDISAISDEELQTIIRKRLLGEKTNDCIQKVVSTDEVENYLEQGWEYVAALPNGKVIVKLKS encoded by the coding sequence ATGTCGATTAGCATTTATCGATGGTTTATGGCGAAAGGCACCTACGCCTATCTGCTTAAAGACGCGGACGTTAAGCGCTGGTATGAGAATGTGGCGAGAGGTTCAAGGGTTACGGCCGATGTTTATTTGCGCAGACTTGGATGGGTGTGCAAACACTTAAATCTAAAGCCTAAGGAACTCGTTGAGAAGCGTGAAAAAGAGCTTGGGATGCTTCTCGCAGATCTTGTTTCCTATCTAGAACGCGAGGGAAAGGCTGGGAGCTACATTAAGTCGTGTTTGAAGGCTGTTAAGTCTTGGCTTTCCTTCAACATGGTTGAGGTTAAGGTTAAAATTAAGATTAAGGATGCGGATGACACGCCGACGCTTCGTGAAGAACGTGTCCCAACACAGCAGGAGCTTAGAAAAATTTTCCTCTCCGGAGACTTGAGGGCTAGGAGCGCATGCGTTTTGCTTGCTCATAGCGGGCTGAGAATTGAAACCTTAGGCAACTATGACGGGACAGACGGGTTAAGGATTAGGGACTTGCCAGAAATGAGGGTAGAAAATAGCGAGGTAACTTTTGAAAAAGTGCCTACCATGGTTGTTGTGCGTAAGGAGCTGAGCAAGGCTGGACACCAGTACTTCAGTTTTCTAGGCGAAGAGGGATGCGAATATTTGAAAGATTATTTGGAAAGCCGATTGAAAGAAGGCGAGAAGCTAACGCCAGATTCGCCAGTGCTGACGCCTAAAGTTGCGCCTAAACCCTTCATAAGATCAACAAACATCGGCGACATGATAAGAGCTACAATAAGAAAGGCTGGTTTCAAGTGGAGACCATATGTTTTGAGGGCTTATTTTGACACGCAATTAATGCTGGCAGAGTCTAAGGGATTAGTATTACGCGATTATAGGCAGTTTTGGATGGGACATAAAGGCGATATAGAAAACCGTTACACAACAAACAAGTGCAAGCTTCCAGAAAACGTCATAGAAGACATGCGAGAAGCCTACAAAAGAAGCCAAGAATACCTTCATACGACTAAGATTGGAAAAACAAACGAGGAAGAACTGCGACAAGCCTTCAGAAAGCAACTTCTCTTAGTTGCTGGGTTTACACAAAGCGAAATTGATAAAATGGACATATCAGCAATCAGCGACGAAGAACTGCAAACAATAATACGAAAGAGGCTTCTGGGAGAAAAGACAAACGATTGCATACAAAAAGTGGTGTCAACCGACGAAGTTGAAAACTACTTGGAACAAGGATGGGAGTATGTAGCAGCTTTGCCAAACGGCAAAGTAATAGTCAAACTTAAAAGCTAG
- a CDS encoding PEP-utilizing enzyme, with product MISLTNYIEDIIKRNDWVVGGVNFDEDPHFSSFYIRASSMKYLGRRARTGYHTIIAIYQNFNETYYIPKQECELVAAYLLEKMKKQPDWMNHIVTNIYRRCIELRKVFDNYDILSDFSVLSHRQIMKLYKKHFIAHWRLYQLARIPEALDRGIGLLTGYLKTYLQNKSKLQDPIEINKLFCKLTTPTKPSIFQEEFFEFLEIVKAIEKIPAQKEVFKNPDRLLLLRADPTVLRRVEDHRKKWGFLEYHGYTYRKLPDLDYFVNRIKEYLRHDFLWKTKEQFANVINSIKEEQKALYSKYNIDTIHQKMFTVYGEIGLVKLFRRFIQLRNFFFLDKLMNEIAFRKGYEESIIRSLLPEEIERLLAGKLNVGEDIKSRTEFMVYLIHGNDEKVISGTKHLWIKEKLEAKVSSFSRSSELHGTPASLGHVRGICKILTRPEDAVIKGFQDGEIIISESIDPDLIPLVTKAGGVATEQGGVTCHATIICRELGKPALIGVRNLLHTIKDYDEIILDAYTGKISILKRRLW from the coding sequence ATGATTAGCTTGACAAATTATATAGAGGATATAATAAAACGAAATGATTGGGTAGTAGGAGGGGTTAACTTTGACGAAGACCCTCATTTCTCGTCTTTTTACATACGGGCTTCGAGCATGAAATATCTTGGTAGAAGAGCAAGAACGGGTTACCATACAATTATAGCGATTTATCAGAATTTCAACGAAACCTACTATATACCTAAACAAGAATGCGAGTTAGTGGCAGCATATTTATTAGAAAAAATGAAAAAACAACCAGACTGGATGAACCATATTGTTACAAACATATATCGACGATGTATTGAACTTCGAAAGGTATTTGATAATTATGATATACTCTCTGATTTTTCGGTATTATCACATCGGCAAATAATGAAACTTTATAAAAAACATTTCATCGCGCATTGGAGACTCTACCAACTAGCTCGAATTCCGGAAGCGTTGGATAGAGGAATTGGGCTGTTAACAGGCTATTTGAAAACTTATTTGCAAAATAAAAGTAAATTGCAAGATCCTATAGAGATTAATAAATTATTTTGCAAATTAACGACACCTACAAAACCCAGCATCTTTCAAGAAGAATTCTTTGAATTTTTAGAGATAGTAAAAGCTATAGAAAAAATTCCTGCTCAAAAAGAGGTTTTCAAAAACCCAGATAGGTTGTTGCTTTTGCGGGCGGATCCAACCGTATTAAGAAGGGTAGAGGATCACAGAAAGAAATGGGGGTTTTTAGAGTATCATGGTTATACTTATCGAAAACTCCCTGACTTAGATTACTTTGTTAATAGAATTAAAGAATATTTAAGACACGATTTTCTATGGAAAACCAAGGAGCAATTTGCAAATGTCATAAATAGTATTAAAGAAGAACAGAAAGCATTATACTCGAAATATAACATAGACACAATACACCAAAAAATGTTCACAGTTTATGGTGAAATTGGCCTTGTAAAGCTTTTCAGAAGATTTATTCAGCTTAGAAATTTCTTTTTTCTTGATAAATTGATGAATGAAATTGCTTTTAGAAAAGGTTATGAAGAAAGTATAATACGCTCTCTACTTCCTGAAGAAATAGAGCGTCTACTGGCAGGAAAGCTAAATGTAGGCGAAGACATTAAAAGCAGAACAGAATTTATGGTCTATCTAATTCATGGCAACGACGAAAAAGTAATCAGTGGAACTAAACATTTGTGGATAAAAGAAAAACTCGAGGCTAAAGTAAGCTCTTTTTCAAGATCAAGTGAACTTCACGGCACACCAGCATCATTAGGTCACGTCAGAGGAATTTGCAAGATTCTGACTAGACCTGAAGATGCGGTAATTAAAGGCTTCCAAGATGGTGAGATAATTATCAGCGAGTCAATTGATCCAGACTTGATACCATTAGTAACAAAAGCTGGAGGAGTCGCAACCGAACAAGGTGGTGTCACATGTCATGCAACAATTATATGTAGGGAGCTTGGTAAACCTGCATTAATCGGGGTGCGAAATTTATTACATACTATTAAGGATTATGATGAAATCATATTGGATGCTTATACAGGAAAAATATCGATTTTGAAAAGGAGATTGTGGTAG
- a CDS encoding AAA family ATPase: protein MKKKTLLYLDNDLVEKAKKENLDISKLTEEAIKEALKVTIPKTARDYLQIIVAEAGREEARYCEAHLLPFQIESLKLENVGPFKEFEAIFKKDAINVIYGPCGSGKSTIVRAILLAFGIRHKYSLSKTVNGKITLKLFPDQHSINIMVNKENPLDAAKGYRCLIGDDFFDRIPKRMVPEICKEMKSLQMQTIITASMMVGPSMFPKNINLLALNQET, encoded by the coding sequence ATGAAGAAGAAAACCTTGTTATATCTTGACAACGATTTGGTTGAGAAGGCAAAGAAAGAGAACCTTGACATTTCAAAGCTTACCGAAGAAGCAATCAAAGAAGCCTTAAAAGTAACTATTCCCAAGACAGCCCGTGACTATCTTCAAATAATCGTTGCAGAGGCTGGACGTGAAGAAGCACGTTACTGCGAAGCTCATCTTTTACCATTCCAGATTGAATCGTTAAAGCTTGAGAATGTTGGACCGTTCAAAGAGTTTGAGGCAATATTCAAAAAAGACGCAATAAACGTCATTTATGGACCGTGCGGTTCCGGAAAATCAACCATTGTAAGAGCTATTCTGCTGGCGTTTGGAATCCGCCACAAATACTCCCTTTCCAAAACAGTAAACGGAAAAATAACACTCAAACTATTTCCAGACCAACATTCAATCAACATTATGGTAAATAAGGAAAACCCATTAGATGCCGCAAAAGGTTATAGATGCCTTATTGGAGACGACTTTTTTGACAGAATACCCAAACGCATGGTCCCAGAAATTTGCAAAGAAATGAAAAGCCTTCAAATGCAGACCATAATAACAGCATCGATGATGGTAGGTCCTTCCATGTTTCCTAAAAATATAAATCTACTAGCATTAAACCAAGAGACATAA
- a CDS encoding Mov34/MPN/PAD-1 family protein, protein MYQSAPPPVSVVWLGEIPFITIIAASVETYRKECCGLLLGYRSWSHWDKTRRALVEQAYQFQTSERSRYSVTVPREESRCKDMIYKLSMFEPLGYFHSHPECDPTPTKDDVQSMKINDIELIVTIEKKDRNVPWRYDASKKLLAGVLGEFRFELAAYTRTKSKSPTVKKLDLLCPFALE, encoded by the coding sequence ATGTATCAGAGTGCCCCACCGCCTGTAAGTGTAGTTTGGCTTGGCGAAATTCCATTCATCACGATAATTGCTGCAAGTGTTGAAACATATAGGAAAGAGTGCTGCGGGCTTTTACTTGGATACCGTTCATGGAGCCATTGGGATAAGACCCGCAGAGCCCTTGTTGAGCAAGCGTACCAGTTTCAGACTTCAGAGCGTTCACGTTATTCTGTGACCGTTCCAAGAGAAGAATCTCGATGCAAAGACATGATTTATAAACTATCCATGTTTGAGCCATTGGGCTATTTTCACTCACATCCTGAATGCGATCCAACACCAACAAAAGATGATGTTCAAAGCATGAAAATCAACGACATCGAGCTAATAGTTACCATTGAAAAGAAAGACAGAAACGTACCATGGAGATACGACGCATCAAAAAAGCTGCTGGCAGGCGTCCTTGGAGAATTTCGGTTTGAATTAGCCGCATATACTCGGACAAAAAGCAAAAGCCCAACAGTTAAAAAGCTAGATTTGCTCTGCCCCTTTGCCTTGGAATAG
- a CDS encoding winged helix-turn-helix transcriptional regulator produces MQKDKKNNFLTVLRKMSKKGFYETLKFVCEKGAVHYAEILKYNLENNIVQSRATVTLIVRNLSKMGLIQRTVIDSRPVRTIYKPSSKGLKLLTHLQEIEKL; encoded by the coding sequence ATGCAAAAAGATAAGAAAAACAATTTTTTGACTGTTTTAAGAAAAATGTCAAAGAAAGGCTTCTATGAGACACTAAAGTTCGTATGTGAGAAAGGGGCAGTCCATTACGCTGAAATTCTGAAATACAACCTCGAAAATAACATCGTCCAAAGCCGCGCAACTGTTACCCTCATCGTTCGAAACTTGTCAAAGATGGGTCTAATCCAGCGTACAGTAATAGACTCCCGACCAGTAAGAACTATTTACAAACCCTCTTCAAAAGGTCTAAAGTTGTTGACACACTTGCAAGAAATAGAAAAACTTTGA
- a CDS encoding IS6 family transposase, translating to MYEKRENKGLELAIKGYVIQVSSTEFEVLSENANGAYRVSWEKKRWVCTCPDFIHKRKKCKHIYAVCYFLTLRDIQAGVQKLNDREKCPNCGLDDLVVKDGFSESKSGLKQRYYCNRCKTGFICNTGFEGMHGQAVAILISLDLYYRGLSLRQIAEHLQSVYRISVSHGTIFGWIKRYVSIVNEYLSHLNIKASGRLHADDTVVRVKGRHLTVWGMLDGETRLLIAKHISSTKDTKEASKFLEQGLTKNAEKPLEVMTDSAPQYASAINEMSAKVDPLIHIQAGISTPLTNNKMERFFRTLKQRYKTINNFQSQNTAKIFLNGFEVFYNFLKQHRALNGKSPAEAAGLVANKVNWLDMVKKAKNEHWLIDF from the coding sequence ATGTATGAGAAACGTGAGAATAAAGGTCTAGAACTGGCAATAAAGGGATACGTTATACAAGTTAGCTCAACAGAATTTGAAGTGTTATCTGAAAATGCTAATGGCGCTTATAGAGTTAGTTGGGAAAAAAAGCGTTGGGTTTGTACATGTCCCGACTTCATACATAAACGCAAAAAATGCAAGCACATCTATGCTGTGTGCTATTTCCTTACGCTTCGAGACATACAAGCAGGAGTGCAAAAACTTAACGACCGAGAAAAATGTCCAAACTGTGGATTAGATGACCTAGTGGTCAAAGATGGTTTTAGCGAAAGTAAAAGTGGTTTAAAACAACGCTATTATTGTAATAGATGCAAAACAGGTTTCATATGTAATACAGGATTTGAAGGTATGCACGGGCAAGCAGTGGCGATACTTATTTCGTTAGACCTTTACTATAGAGGTTTAAGCCTAAGACAGATAGCGGAACACTTACAATCCGTCTACAGAATCTCGGTAAGCCATGGAACAATTTTCGGTTGGATAAAGCGCTATGTCTCTATAGTGAACGAATACCTAAGCCATCTAAACATAAAAGCATCTGGAAGATTGCATGCTGACGACACCGTTGTCAGAGTAAAGGGCAGACATTTGACGGTCTGGGGTATGCTTGACGGAGAGACAAGACTTTTGATAGCGAAACATATAAGCAGCACCAAAGACACAAAAGAAGCGTCAAAATTTTTGGAACAAGGCTTAACCAAAAATGCAGAAAAACCTTTAGAAGTTATGACAGATAGCGCACCCCAATATGCAAGCGCCATTAATGAGATGTCAGCCAAAGTTGATCCACTAATACACATACAAGCAGGCATATCAACACCATTAACCAATAACAAAATGGAACGCTTTTTCAGAACTCTGAAACAGCGATACAAGACAATAAATAACTTCCAAAGCCAAAATACTGCTAAAATTTTTCTGAATGGCTTTGAAGTATTTTATAACTTCTTAAAGCAGCACAGGGCATTAAATGGAAAATCGCCTGCAGAAGCAGCGGGTCTGGTGGCTAATAAGGTAAATTGGCTTGATATGGTCAAAAAAGCCAAAAATGAACATTGGCTAATAGATTTTTAA
- a CDS encoding AbrB/MazE/SpoVT family DNA-binding domain-containing protein, with product MGEVTVLSKATTTSKSLRTTVPSGIVNQFNLKKGDKLEWEIKAENGKLVIIVKPLK from the coding sequence ATGGGAGAAGTAACTGTTCTTTCAAAAGCAACAACAACGAGCAAGTCTTTAAGGACAACGGTCCCTTCTGGAATTGTTAACCAATTTAACCTAAAGAAAGGAGATAAACTTGAATGGGAAATCAAGGCGGAAAATGGAAAACTTGTAATCATTGTGAAACCTTTAAAATAA
- a CDS encoding AAA family ATPase translates to MPKIKAIDIHAFRGIPDLELNFDGKNLILRGENATGKSSIVEAFEFFFTGKLSMFEGEGTQSLSLSKHAPHKNFKKEDVSIKVTFDPGNITLERTFEVNPDPPASLKRYFEAAQRGTFILRRSQVLKFIASIPAERFRAIASIIGIERLDNVELAMKRAYEELEENVTNKRNRLDSIFSRISEYLGENITSIKQALELVNEKIKEVNLAPLTSFAEISTLSEQFLKSFKESTNLEQIMKLNEIIEQLGRFSIDEEIISYLTDLNLELKPFFEDKIKRELFLRDFLTKGQQAVEKDERNICPLCGQEIDRQTLLEQIKSRLQTLSALSAEATEVRRIASDIEDKLGSLEEDIDEIRKHLEQLEQLSKARVKLEKMQRMLEKFKDKLRLAKELKIEEEMPINEFRQNLMEIQKLIKSSHMKCKNIFKKIGVPSDWKKKMDVITLANRISALVTELNEVEKALVADEKQLGMAKIIYEMFSETKKAKIGEIYESIKGNVNIFYSTLHPNDPHKNIEISVVPARRASTELKIESFGLIEDPRAFTSEGHLDSLGLCIFLAFVKKFNEDCNFIILDDVVTTIDSQHRGLICKLLFEHFKDYQLFITTHDAIWYEQLCAAQRAYGVSGNCKNLEIVKWTLETGPVIDPYKPRWERVESKISSGDKSGAANEGRRYLEWLLKNICETMQARPVFKTTGYTVADLFMPAKTRIMELAKDSQFKQQIVKCFQELEATTLMGNLLSHDNLEAENVSMNEVKRFCQAVHELHNALKCNTCGTLLKYYQDIRRIRCPNSRCTQPTEIVC, encoded by the coding sequence ATGCCCAAAATAAAGGCAATTGATATTCACGCCTTCAGAGGTATTCCTGATCTAGAGTTGAATTTTGATGGCAAAAATTTGATATTGCGAGGAGAAAATGCTACCGGAAAAAGCTCCATAGTTGAAGCGTTTGAATTCTTTTTCACAGGCAAACTTTCGATGTTTGAAGGTGAAGGTACTCAAAGTCTATCATTATCTAAACATGCTCCTCATAAGAACTTTAAAAAAGAAGATGTCTCTATCAAGGTAACGTTTGACCCTGGTAACATTACCTTGGAACGCACATTCGAAGTAAACCCCGACCCCCCAGCATCATTAAAACGATATTTTGAAGCTGCTCAAAGAGGAACCTTCATATTGCGAAGATCACAAGTTCTGAAGTTTATTGCAAGCATCCCTGCAGAACGCTTTCGAGCAATTGCCAGTATAATTGGAATCGAACGATTAGATAATGTCGAACTTGCAATGAAACGTGCCTACGAAGAGCTGGAAGAAAATGTCACTAATAAGCGAAACAGACTGGATAGCATTTTTTCAAGGATATCGGAGTATCTAGGTGAGAATATCACAAGTATTAAGCAAGCTTTAGAGTTAGTAAATGAAAAAATAAAAGAGGTAAACCTAGCTCCACTGACATCCTTCGCTGAAATCAGCACGTTAAGTGAACAATTCCTTAAAAGTTTCAAGGAATCCACCAACCTTGAGCAAATTATGAAACTCAACGAAATAATTGAACAACTCGGGCGATTCTCTATCGACGAGGAAATAATTAGTTATCTTACTGACCTTAATTTGGAACTAAAGCCATTTTTTGAGGATAAGATTAAGAGGGAACTTTTCCTTCGGGATTTCCTTACAAAGGGACAACAAGCCGTAGAAAAAGACGAAAGAAACATCTGTCCACTTTGCGGACAAGAAATTGATAGGCAAACATTACTTGAACAAATCAAGAGTCGTCTTCAAACTTTGAGTGCACTTTCGGCAGAAGCAACGGAGGTGAGACGGATAGCTTCGGACATCGAAGATAAGCTAGGTTCTCTTGAAGAGGATATAGACGAAATTCGCAAACATCTGGAGCAACTTGAGCAACTCAGCAAGGCTCGAGTTAAACTTGAAAAAATGCAGAGGATGTTAGAGAAATTTAAAGATAAACTAAGGCTGGCAAAAGAGCTTAAAATAGAGGAAGAAATGCCAATTAATGAATTTAGGCAAAACCTAATGGAAATTCAGAAGCTGATCAAATCATCTCACATGAAGTGTAAGAATATATTCAAAAAAATAGGTGTCCCGAGTGATTGGAAAAAGAAAATGGATGTGATCACTCTTGCTAATCGAATAAGTGCTTTAGTTACAGAATTAAATGAAGTTGAAAAAGCTCTTGTTGCGGATGAAAAACAACTTGGCATGGCGAAAATAATTTATGAAATGTTTTCTGAAACCAAAAAGGCAAAGATTGGCGAAATCTATGAATCAATAAAAGGAAATGTGAACATTTTTTATTCAACGCTTCATCCGAATGACCCACATAAAAACATTGAAATAAGTGTTGTACCAGCTCGTCGAGCAAGTACGGAACTAAAGATAGAATCTTTCGGCTTAATTGAAGATCCGCGTGCTTTCACAAGCGAAGGGCATCTTGATTCGCTTGGCTTATGCATATTTCTAGCCTTTGTAAAAAAGTTCAATGAAGATTGCAACTTCATTATTTTGGATGATGTAGTTACCACAATAGATTCACAACATAGAGGGTTGATATGTAAGCTTTTATTTGAACATTTCAAAGATTATCAACTTTTTATAACGACGCATGATGCAATATGGTATGAACAACTTTGCGCGGCACAACGTGCCTACGGAGTTAGTGGCAACTGCAAAAACCTTGAAATAGTAAAGTGGACGCTCGAGACTGGTCCAGTAATAGACCCCTATAAGCCTCGCTGGGAACGTGTTGAGAGTAAAATCAGCTCTGGCGATAAATCAGGAGCAGCAAACGAAGGCAGACGATACTTAGAGTGGCTTCTCAAGAACATTTGCGAAACGATGCAAGCTAGACCCGTCTTTAAAACAACCGGATATACAGTAGCGGATCTTTTTATGCCTGCAAAGACACGGATCATGGAGCTCGCGAAAGATTCACAATTTAAGCAACAGATTGTCAAATGTTTTCAAGAGCTGGAAGCGACAACGCTAATGGGAAATCTTCTCTCTCATGATAATTTGGAGGCAGAAAATGTTTCAATGAACGAAGTTAAACGGTTCTGCCAAGCTGTTCATGAACTGCATAATGCTCTTAAATGCAACACTTGCGGAACACTTCTCAAATATTATCAAGATATAAGGCGAATTAGGTGCCCAAATAGTCGGTGCACACAGCCGACAGAAATAGTCTGTTAA